Proteins encoded together in one Triticum dicoccoides isolate Atlit2015 ecotype Zavitan chromosome 7B, WEW_v2.0, whole genome shotgun sequence window:
- the LOC119336928 gene encoding activator of 90 kDa heat shock protein ATPase homolog has translation MAKFGEGDARWIVQERADGANVHNWHWAERDCLDWSRALLSKLLAGLPVLSGEGGLTLRTTTLDKLDGEAYVNIRKGKVIPGYELSLTLAWEADATTESGVVKVTGTAEVPYLADENADEDPELRITVRGDDGPLARRAKDAFIAHGKPLVIAKIRDYVAAMANGGPAKDEIDSKKISTKAAPAAGGAAVAPAPSVKVTAAPVQAPAAKEKKANGKDKEGFKTIEMTEKFNCRSKDIYEILMDENRWKGFTQSNARISKDVGGQFSLFDGSITGVNEELQEGKLIVQKWRFGSWADGVHSTVRLVFDEPESGVTIIKLKQTDVPEEDRYGNSTVVENTERGWKELIFQRIRAVFGFGV, from the exons ATGGCGAAGTTCGGCGAGGGCGACGCACGGTGGATCGTGCAGGAGCGCGCCGACGGTGCCAACGTCCACAACTGGCACTGGGCGGAGCGCGACTGTCTCGACTGGTCTCGCGCGCTTCTCTCCAAGCTCCTCGCGGGCCTCCCCGTCCTCTCCGGAGAGGGCGGCCTCACCCTCCGCACCACCACCCTCGACAAGCTTGATGGCGAGGCCTACGTCAACATCCGCAAGGGCAAGGTCATCCCAGGGTACGAGCTTTCCCTCACGCTCGCCTGGGAGGCCGATGCCACAACGGAGTCGGGGGTCGTCAAGGTCACCGGCACCGCTGAGGTACCCTACCTCGCTGACGAGAACGCCGACGAGGACCCCGAACTCCGCATCACTGTTCGCGGTGACGACGGCCCCCTCGCGCGCCGGGCCAAGGATGCCTTCATCGCCCATGGCAAGCCTCTGGTCATTGCGAAGATCCGGGATTATGTCGCCGCCATGGCGAATGGTGGCCCCGCCAAGGACGAGATAGATTCTAAGAAGATTTCCACCAAGGCCGCCCCGGCGGCCGGTGGCGCAGCTGTTGCTCCTGCTCCTTCAGTGAAGGTGACAGCAGCGCCAGTGCAGGCGCCAGCAGCTAAGGAGAAGAAGGCGAATGGCAAGGATAAGGAAGGATTCAAGACTATCGAGATGACAGAGAAGTTCAACTGCCGCTCCAAGGACATCTATGAGATCTTGATGGATGAGAACAGGTGGAAGGGTTTCACACAGAGCAATGCGAGGATCAGCAAGGATGTTGGTGGGCAGTTTAGCCTCTTTGATGGGTCCATCACAGGTGTTAACGAGGAGCTGCAGGAAGGGAAGCTGATCGTGCAGAAATGGCGGTTTGGGAGCTGGGCTGATGGCGTCCATTCTACA GTCAGGTTGGTGTTTGATGAGCCTGAGTCAGGAGTGACAATAATAAAGCTCAAACAAACTGATGTGCCAGAGGAAGACAG GTATGGGAACTCAACCGTGGTGGAGAACACCGAGAGAGGCTGGAAAGAGCTCATCTTCCAGAGGATACGTGCAGTGTTCGGTTTTGGGGTCTGA